One stretch of Halichoerus grypus chromosome 10, mHalGry1.hap1.1, whole genome shotgun sequence DNA includes these proteins:
- the MBOAT2 gene encoding membrane-bound glycerophospholipid O-acyltransferase 2 isoform X3 — protein MMIITQKITSLAYEIHDGMFRKDEELTSSQRGLAVRRMPSLLEYLSYNCNFMGILAGPLCSYRDYITFIEGRAHHRAPPGTSGKEDVPCERAEPSPNVAVIQKLLVCGLSLFFHLTISKTLPVEYNIDEHFQATASWPTKVVYLYVSLLAARPKYYFAWTLADAINNAAGFGFRGYDENGTARWDLISNLRIQQIEMSTSFKMFLDNWNIQTALWLKRVCYERASVSPTIQTFILSAIWHGVYPGYYLTFLTGVVMTLAARAVRSNFRHYFIEPPQLKLLYDVLTWVVTQIAISYTVVPFVLLSVNPSLAFYSSWYYCLHIAGILVLLLPVKKTQRGKTPHENVQLSRSKQCDERENSLGQNSFSTTNNVCNQNQEIAFRHSSLKQ, from the exons ATGATGATAATTACCCAGAAGATCACTAGTTTGGCTTATGAAATTCATGATG ggatGTTTCGAAAGGATGAAGAACTGACATCATCACAGAGGGGGTTAGCTGTAAG GCGCATGCCAAGCCTCCTGGAGTACCTGAGCTACAACTGCAACTTCATGGGCATCCTGGCGGGCCCACTCTGCTCCTACAGGGACTACATCACCTTCATCGAGGGCCGGGCGCACCACAGGGCACCGCCGGGCACAAGCGGGAAAGAGGACGTGCCCTGCGAGAGAGCAGAGCCGTCTCCCAAC gTCGCAGTCATTCAGAAGCTCTTAGTCTGTGGACTTTCCTTATTCTTTCACCTGACCATCTCTAAAACATTACCTGTGGAGTATAACATCGATGAGCATTTTCAAGCTACAGCTTCATGGCCAACAAAAGTCGTCTATCTCTATGTCTCACTTTTGGCTGCCAGACCCAAATACTATTTTGCATGGACCTTAG CTGATGCTATTAATAATGCTGCAGGCTTTGGTTTCAGAGGATATGATGAAAATGGAACAGCTCGTTGGGACTTGATTTCCAATTTGAGAATTCAACAAATAGAG atgtCAACAAGTTTCAAGATGTTTCTTGATAATTGGAATATTCAGACAGCTCTTTGGCTCAAAAG GGTTTGTTACGAACGAGCCTCCGTGAGTCCAACTATCCAGACATTCATTCTGTCTGCCATTTGGCATGGGGTGTATCCAGGATATTACCTGACGTTTCTGACAGGAGTGGTGATGACATTGGCAGCGCGAGCT gTGAGAAGTAACTTTCGGCATTATTTCATCGAACCTCCCCAACTGAAATTATTGTATGATGTTCTAACATGGGTAGTGACTCAAATAGCAATAAGCTACACAGTTGTGCCATTCGTCCTTCTCTCCGTAAACCCGTCGCTCGCATTCTACAG cTCCTGGTATTACTGCCTGCACATTGCTGGTATCTTAGTATTATTGTTGCCGGTGAAAAAAACTCAAAGAGGAAAGACTCCACATGAAAATGTGCAGCTGTCTCGATCCAAACAGTgtgatgaaagagaaaattctttgGGACAGAATAGTTTTTCCACAACAAACAATGTTTGCAATCAGAATCAAGAAATAGCCTTTAGACATTCATCATTAAAGCAATGA